In a single window of the Acetivibrio clariflavus DSM 19732 genome:
- a CDS encoding energy-coupling factor ABC transporter permease — protein sequence MHMADALISPIVGAGMIAASSGIAAYSIKKVQKDMDDKKIPFMGVLGAFVFAAQMINFQIPGTGASGHIGGGLLLAVLLGPYAGFLTMCSILLIQALFFADGGLLALGCNIFNLGFYTCFLAYPLIYKRIAGEKINQKRIFAASIIASVVGLQLGAFSVVIETLLSGKTELPFGTFVLLMQPIHLAIGVVEGVITAAVIGFVWKARPEIMEKSTYGESIGKISMRNVMAVFLIAVVLVGGVLSWFASANPDGLEWSMEKTAGTAELEAEGKIYEVLSRLQDKISFLPDYSFKTDGEDNEEVQTSEITEKWPAVSPGTSVSGIVGGFMTLALAMSIGLAISLIKRKKRKAAV from the coding sequence ATGCATATGGCAGATGCCTTGATTTCACCAATAGTTGGCGCTGGTATGATTGCTGCAAGCTCAGGAATTGCAGCCTATTCAATTAAAAAAGTTCAAAAGGATATGGATGACAAGAAGATACCTTTTATGGGAGTTTTAGGAGCCTTTGTTTTTGCAGCACAGATGATAAATTTTCAAATTCCGGGTACCGGAGCCAGCGGTCATATAGGGGGAGGCTTGCTGCTTGCAGTATTATTGGGCCCTTATGCCGGATTTTTGACCATGTGTTCAATCTTATTGATACAGGCATTGTTTTTTGCTGACGGCGGATTGCTTGCTTTAGGATGTAATATATTCAATCTGGGATTTTATACTTGTTTTTTGGCATATCCCTTAATATACAAACGAATTGCCGGAGAAAAGATAAACCAAAAAAGAATATTTGCAGCTTCCATAATAGCATCTGTAGTGGGTTTGCAATTAGGTGCCTTCAGTGTTGTTATTGAAACCCTTTTATCGGGTAAGACAGAATTGCCTTTTGGTACCTTTGTATTGCTTATGCAGCCCATACACCTTGCAATAGGTGTGGTGGAAGGCGTTATTACTGCTGCTGTTATCGGTTTTGTCTGGAAGGCACGCCCGGAAATTATGGAGAAGTCAACGTATGGGGAATCTATAGGAAAAATATCAATGAGAAATGTGATGGCAGTTTTCTTAATTGCAGTAGTTCTGGTAGGTGGAGTACTCTCCTGGTTTGCCTCTGCAAATCCTGACGGTTTGGAGTGGTCAATGGAGAAAACAGCAGGAACTGCTGAACTTGAAGCAGAGGGAAAAATATATGAAGTGCTGTCCCGTTTACAAGATAAAATATCATTTTTACCGGATTATAGTTTTAAAACTGACGGTGAAGATAATGAGGAAGTGCAAACTTCCGAAATTACAGAGAAATGGCCTGCTGTAAGTCCTGGTACAAGTGTTTCCGGAATTGTTGGAGGATTTATGACTCTGGCTTTGGCAATGTCAATAGGTCTGGCTATAAGTCTGATCAAAAGGAAAAAGAGAAAAGCTGCAGTATAA
- a CDS encoding ABC transporter ATP-binding protein: MRKLLIYLKDYRKESILGPLFKLLEASFELLVPIVIKSIVDTGIGQANKVYIVKMCLLLVLLGVVGMISSITAQYFAAKAAVGFATKLRRALFKHIGQLSYTEIDTLGTSSMITRMTSDMNQVQSGVNLTLRLLLRSPFIVFGSMIMAFTVDTHAAFTFVVAVPALFAVVFAIMIASIPLYKKVQQRLDKVLNSTRENLTGVRVIRAFGLEEKEIAEFDKRNEELTATQKFVGGISALMNPLTYVIINLAIIWLIYIGAFRVSTGLLTQGAVLALYNYMSQILVELIKFANLIISITKAFASANRISAVFDIKSSLVEKDVMPEKLHTEYAVEFRNVGLRYKNAQDESLTNINFSVRHGEVVGIIGGTGSGKSSLVNLIPRFYDATYGEVLVNGINVKDYPLIVLRDKIGIVPQKAVLFKGSIRDNMRWGKKDATDEEIMEAITIAQAGEIVAQKKEGLDFIIEQGGKNLSGGQRQRFTIARALVKKPEILILDDSASALDFATDAALRKALREMPGKHTIFIVSQRTSSIQHADIILVLDDGQIVGMGKHEELLEKCDVYREIYDSQFKKEAK; encoded by the coding sequence ATGAGAAAGTTACTGATTTATCTAAAAGATTATAGAAAAGAAAGTATTTTAGGCCCTCTATTTAAGCTTTTAGAGGCATCCTTTGAATTACTTGTGCCTATTGTCATCAAAAGTATCGTTGATACAGGAATCGGCCAAGCTAATAAAGTATATATTGTTAAAATGTGTTTGCTGCTGGTACTGCTCGGTGTTGTCGGGATGATAAGTTCAATAACGGCCCAATATTTTGCTGCCAAAGCAGCAGTCGGTTTCGCAACAAAGCTGCGACGTGCATTATTTAAACATATAGGCCAGCTATCTTATACTGAAATCGATACCCTCGGTACCTCCAGTATGATTACCCGCATGACCAGTGACATGAATCAGGTGCAGTCGGGAGTAAACCTAACTTTGCGCCTGCTGCTGCGTTCACCTTTCATTGTATTCGGTTCCATGATTATGGCCTTTACTGTGGACACCCATGCAGCATTTACCTTTGTAGTAGCAGTTCCGGCACTTTTTGCAGTTGTTTTTGCCATTATGATAGCATCCATTCCTCTTTATAAAAAAGTGCAGCAACGTCTGGATAAGGTACTGAACTCCACAAGGGAAAACCTGACAGGAGTTCGTGTAATCAGAGCTTTTGGCCTTGAAGAAAAAGAAATAGCAGAATTTGATAAACGCAATGAAGAATTGACTGCAACACAGAAATTTGTAGGTGGAATTTCTGCACTGATGAATCCACTGACCTATGTCATTATTAACCTCGCCATTATCTGGCTTATATATATCGGTGCCTTTCGGGTATCAACAGGCCTTCTTACACAGGGTGCCGTTCTTGCCCTCTATAATTATATGTCCCAAATTCTTGTTGAACTTATCAAGTTTGCAAACTTAATCATCAGCATAACAAAAGCTTTTGCCAGTGCCAACCGAATCAGTGCAGTTTTCGATATTAAATCGAGTCTTGTTGAAAAAGATGTGATGCCCGAAAAACTTCACACTGAATATGCAGTAGAATTTCGCAATGTAGGGTTGAGATACAAAAATGCCCAGGATGAGTCTTTGACAAATATTAATTTTTCAGTGCGCCATGGAGAGGTAGTCGGTATCATTGGAGGTACAGGTTCCGGTAAATCCTCTCTGGTGAATTTGATTCCAAGGTTTTATGATGCAACTTACGGAGAAGTTCTTGTAAACGGTATTAATGTCAAGGACTATCCGCTAATAGTTTTGCGTGACAAGATTGGTATTGTTCCCCAAAAAGCTGTACTGTTCAAAGGCAGTATCCGGGATAACATGCGCTGGGGCAAAAAGGATGCCACCGATGAAGAAATCATGGAGGCTATAACCATTGCCCAGGCCGGTGAAATTGTCGCACAAAAGAAAGAGGGACTGGACTTTATTATCGAACAAGGAGGTAAAAACCTTTCCGGTGGACAGCGTCAACGCTTTACCATAGCCCGTGCCCTTGTAAAGAAGCCTGAAATTCTAATCCTTGACGACAGTGCTTCGGCCCTTGACTTTGCCACAGATGCAGCCCTCCGCAAGGCTCTGCGTGAAATGCCGGGAAAACATACAATCTTCATCGTTTCCCAGCGTACATCATCCATTCAGCACGCTGACATTATCCTTGTGCTTGATGACGGACAAATAGTCGGCATGGGCAAACATGAGGAATTGCTTGAAAAGTGCGATGTGTATCGTGAAATTTATGACTCACAGTTCAAAAAGGAGGCAAAATAA
- a CDS encoding ABC transporter ATP-binding protein codes for MELLNVINLKKVYSSRFGGNHVQALSNVSFSVEKGEYVAIMGESGSGKTTLLNIIASLDKPTSGDVLLNGKSIVSIKEKEIASFRRNNLGFVFQDFNLLDTFSLQDNIFLPLVLSGKSYNEMNERLKPIAEKLGISDILQKYLYEVSGGQKQRAAVARALITNPQLILADEPTGALDSHATDGLLRLFNEINNDGHTILMVTHSVKAASHAKRVLFIKDGEIFHQIYRANMSKEEMFAKISDTLTLLATKATRGDVRE; via the coding sequence GTGGAATTATTAAATGTAATCAATTTAAAAAAAGTATATTCTTCCCGCTTTGGCGGCAATCATGTTCAGGCACTGTCCAATGTTTCTTTTTCGGTTGAAAAAGGAGAATATGTTGCAATCATGGGAGAATCGGGTTCAGGTAAAACTACTCTGTTAAATATTATTGCATCCCTGGATAAACCCACCAGCGGTGATGTTTTGTTAAACGGCAAAAGCATAGTTTCGATAAAAGAAAAAGAAATAGCTTCTTTTCGCCGCAACAATTTAGGCTTTGTCTTTCAGGATTTCAATCTGTTGGATACCTTCTCTCTGCAGGACAATATATTTCTGCCTTTAGTTCTGTCGGGTAAATCTTACAATGAAATGAACGAACGCTTAAAACCCATTGCTGAAAAACTAGGTATAAGTGATATACTCCAGAAATACCTTTACGAAGTATCGGGAGGCCAAAAACAGAGGGCTGCCGTTGCTCGTGCTCTCATTACAAATCCTCAACTGATTTTGGCTGATGAGCCGACCGGTGCCTTAGATTCCCATGCCACTGATGGATTACTTCGTCTGTTCAATGAAATCAACAACGACGGACATACTATCCTTATGGTTACCCACAGTGTTAAGGCAGCAAGCCATGCAAAGCGTGTTCTTTTCATTAAAGACGGTGAAATATTCCATCAAATTTATCGTGCCAATATGAGTAAAGAGGAAATGTTCGCAAAAATATCCGACACCCTGACTTTACTTGCTACAAAAGCCACAAGGGGTGATGTCCGTGAGTAA
- the cbiQ gene encoding cobalt ECF transporter T component CbiQ, producing MSDITKALYNLRLLDDLAQKESSIHRISSLVKLITTVIYLTVVLSFGKYEITRLIPFVFYPVLIFSLSELPAMPIVKRILIVEPLVIGIGILNPLLDKQTIFLGDMVISKGWITFFSLFIKSSLAITAGILLIATTGMNKLASALRTLKVPKVFVLQLVLTYRYIYVLTEEAARVMRAYSLRVPGQKGIKLKHLGSFLGQLILRTLDRAQRVYGSMNLRGFTGEYNIGVNDKVKIKDIAYLAGWVLFFAAARIYDIPRMLGGLLTGVIG from the coding sequence ATGTCCGATATAACCAAGGCATTATACAATTTGAGGCTTTTAGATGATTTGGCACAAAAGGAGAGCAGTATTCACCGTATTAGTTCCCTTGTAAAGCTCATTACCACAGTTATTTATTTAACTGTGGTTCTTTCCTTTGGAAAGTATGAAATTACCCGGCTTATACCCTTCGTATTTTATCCTGTGCTAATTTTTAGCTTATCGGAATTACCTGCCATGCCAATTGTAAAAAGAATATTGATTGTTGAGCCATTGGTTATAGGTATTGGAATATTAAATCCTTTATTGGATAAGCAAACAATATTTCTAGGCGATATGGTTATTTCAAAGGGATGGATTACTTTTTTCTCCCTTTTTATAAAGAGCAGTTTGGCAATAACAGCCGGAATTTTACTTATTGCAACCACGGGTATGAATAAACTGGCATCAGCATTGCGTACTTTGAAAGTACCCAAGGTTTTTGTACTGCAGCTGGTGTTGACCTATAGGTATATCTATGTTTTAACTGAGGAAGCTGCGAGGGTGATGAGGGCATATTCTTTAAGAGTTCCGGGACAAAAAGGCATAAAGTTAAAGCATTTGGGTTCCTTCCTTGGGCAATTGATATTGAGGACATTGGACAGGGCTCAGAGGGTTTATGGATCAATGAATTTGAGAGGTTTTACCGGCGAATATAATATCGGAGTGAATGATAAAGTAAAAATTAAGGATATTGCCTATTTGGCTGGCTGGGTTTTGTTCTTTGCAGCTGCAAGAATTTATGATATACCCAGGATGCTTGGTGGGTTGCTAACAGGAGTGATAGGGTAG
- a CDS encoding response regulator transcription factor, producing the protein MYKILIVEDDEIIAKAIKNAIESWGYDALCVSDFRDVIKTFVSYSPHLVLLDISLPFYNGYYWCSKIRKNSKVPIIFISSASDNMNIVMAVNMGGDDFIVKPFDLNVLTAKVQAMLRRTYDFAGQTNLLEHKGAILNTGDATLTYNNKKIELTKNEYKILQVLIENKGKVVSRDTIMTKLWETDSFVDDNTLTVNITRLRKKLDEAGLHDFISTKKGIGYMV; encoded by the coding sequence ATGTATAAGATATTGATTGTTGAAGATGATGAGATAATTGCAAAGGCTATCAAGAACGCTATAGAATCATGGGGTTACGATGCTTTGTGTGTCTCGGATTTTCGTGATGTTATAAAAACGTTTGTATCCTATTCTCCCCACCTGGTTCTTTTGGATATATCACTGCCTTTTTATAACGGCTATTATTGGTGCAGTAAAATCCGCAAAAATTCAAAAGTGCCCATCATCTTTATATCTTCAGCCTCTGACAATATGAATATAGTTATGGCTGTAAATATGGGCGGAGACGATTTTATTGTAAAACCCTTTGACTTAAATGTGTTGACGGCAAAAGTCCAGGCAATGCTGCGCCGTACCTATGATTTCGCAGGGCAAACCAATTTGCTTGAACATAAAGGTGCAATTTTAAATACCGGTGATGCCACACTTACCTACAACAACAAAAAAATAGAGCTTACTAAAAATGAATACAAAATTCTTCAAGTGCTCATTGAAAACAAAGGGAAAGTTGTATCCCGGGACACAATTATGACAAAGCTATGGGAAACCGACAGCTTCGTTGACGACAATACTCTTACCGTAAATATTACACGCCTGCGCAAAAAGCTTGACGAAGCCGGGCTTCATGATTTTATATCAACAAAAAAAGGTATTGGATATATGGTGTGA
- a CDS encoding sensor histidine kinase, with protein MKIFLSYLKSKQKDLFIICLFALVFSVVFMLYDLSLEPIVYSALLCLVIGLVFLFFDFYNYYKKHTLLHKLKDSITVSTDALPAPKDLLELDYQNLIATIYEHKAHIQSKADSAISNMIDYYTLWAHQIKTPIAAMHLLLQSEDSEQNLELSTELFKIEQYVEMALQYLRLDSSSTDFIIKMYDLDDIVKQAVRKYAKLFIRKRIGLDLAELNCQVLTDEKWLVFVIEQLLSNALKYTPQGKISIYMDRKKSKTLVIQDTGIGIQPEDLPRVFEKGFTGYNGRTDKKSTGIGLYLCKCILTKLSHTITIESEVGKGTVVKIDLDTIKTTME; from the coding sequence ATGAAAATATTTTTATCGTATCTGAAAAGCAAACAAAAAGACTTATTTATAATATGCCTCTTTGCATTAGTTTTTTCAGTGGTTTTTATGCTTTATGACCTTTCATTAGAGCCAATTGTCTATTCAGCTTTATTGTGTTTAGTAATTGGACTGGTATTTTTATTCTTTGATTTTTACAATTATTACAAAAAGCATACTCTGTTGCATAAGTTAAAAGACAGTATTACTGTTTCCACAGATGCTCTACCTGCCCCCAAAGATTTATTGGAGCTTGATTATCAGAATCTGATAGCAACAATTTACGAACATAAAGCCCACATTCAATCAAAAGCCGATAGTGCAATAAGTAATATGATAGATTACTATACTCTTTGGGCCCATCAAATCAAAACACCCATTGCAGCTATGCACCTATTATTGCAGTCGGAGGACAGTGAACAGAATTTAGAGCTTTCTACAGAGCTTTTTAAAATTGAGCAGTATGTGGAAATGGCCCTTCAATATTTGCGGCTTGACAGCTCCTCTACCGACTTTATTATCAAAATGTACGATCTTGACGATATCGTCAAACAAGCTGTCCGCAAATATGCAAAGCTTTTTATACGAAAAAGAATCGGTCTTGATTTGGCAGAACTTAACTGCCAAGTACTCACCGATGAAAAGTGGCTGGTGTTCGTAATTGAACAGCTTTTGTCCAACGCCCTTAAATATACTCCTCAAGGGAAAATATCCATCTATATGGACAGGAAAAAAAGCAAAACGCTAGTTATACAGGATACCGGGATTGGTATTCAGCCGGAAGATTTACCCCGGGTATTTGAAAAGGGGTTTACGGGTTACAATGGCAGAACCGATAAAAAATCTACCGGAATAGGTTTATATCTTTGTAAGTGTATTTTAACAAAGCTCTCCCATACTATCACCATTGAATCGGAAGTAGGAAAAGGCACAGTGGTCAAAATCGACCTTGACACCATAAAAACAACCATGGAATAA
- a CDS encoding YcxB family protein encodes MFDSSVKLYIKYTLKDIRDICIEKVYGGILGKIFMAPFIIVLVIAAVTIPVSLFFLQREPEQLLDFISTLLFLVFILGFIVNFPFVVIYLSYKNDYRKSKLWQSIQCVEVSKENLVISSEEGSRTMTWDEVDGVLEYRRCFFIHQSSAKIFVLPKRCFVSQEQLEEFRSILSSSLESNKLILKNYKLVHSCPDYCDTEFELKSSVLEKAAEGDNEQKPELVLEVLLEKKEYIKFNFMFFYKKPIVIIFTLLGLYLLVRGLLGFGQLNNFIRIFSFRIFSLLSGVFLTFSIPLMLLIFSNRVYKRDKSMKKSALYKIYKDHYSVERSEGFLNIEWDKLVKIVDTKDFIFIFVTNNVVSIIPKRIFKGREEDLRKFEGILRENCGEILKKRF; translated from the coding sequence TTGTTTGATTCAAGCGTAAAGTTATATATAAAGTATACACTGAAGGATATTAGAGATATTTGCATTGAAAAAGTGTATGGGGGAATATTAGGTAAAATTTTTATGGCACCGTTTATAATAGTTTTAGTAATAGCGGCTGTCACCATACCTGTTTCGTTATTCTTTTTACAGAGAGAACCGGAACAATTACTGGATTTTATCTCAACATTACTCTTTTTAGTATTTATTTTAGGATTTATTGTGAATTTTCCTTTTGTGGTTATATATCTTTCTTATAAAAACGATTATAGGAAAAGCAAACTTTGGCAGAGTATACAGTGTGTTGAAGTTTCAAAAGAAAATCTTGTGATATCTTCTGAAGAGGGAAGCAGAACAATGACTTGGGATGAAGTGGACGGAGTACTGGAATACAGGCGATGTTTTTTTATTCACCAATCCTCTGCAAAAATATTTGTGCTGCCTAAAAGGTGTTTTGTCTCCCAGGAACAATTGGAGGAATTTAGAAGCATATTGAGTAGCAGTTTGGAGAGCAATAAATTGATACTTAAAAATTATAAACTTGTGCATTCTTGTCCTGATTATTGTGATACAGAATTTGAACTAAAAAGTTCTGTTTTGGAAAAGGCTGCTGAGGGAGACAATGAGCAAAAACCTGAACTTGTGTTAGAAGTCTTGCTTGAGAAAAAGGAATATATAAAATTCAATTTTATGTTTTTTTATAAAAAACCAATAGTCATTATCTTTACACTCCTGGGTTTATATTTACTGGTTAGAGGTTTGCTGGGTTTCGGACAGTTAAATAACTTTATCAGAATATTTTCATTTAGAATATTTTCATTGCTAAGTGGAGTATTTTTAACATTTTCTATACCATTAATGCTCTTAATATTTTCAAATAGAGTTTATAAAAGAGATAAATCAATGAAAAAATCTGCTTTATATAAGATATATAAAGACCACTACTCAGTAGAGCGATCTGAGGGTTTTTTGAATATAGAGTGGGATAAATTGGTTAAAATAGTCGACACTAAGGATTTTATTTTTATTTTTGTTACTAATAATGTTGTTAGTATTATACCAAAAAGAATATTTAAAGGCAGGGAAGAAGATTTACGGAAATTTGAAGGCATATTACGAGAAAATTGTGGTGAGATATTGAAGAAAAGGTTCTGA
- a CDS encoding ABC transporter ATP-binding protein produces the protein MKKQNVQIDNLRKVLKYIKEYRILMLISIVLATATVALTLYVPILIGRAIDCIIGPGNVDFEAISKLLFKIGITVAATCTLQWLMNHINNKITYHVVRDIRKKAFRKIEILPLSYIDAHPHGEIVSRIISDVDQFADGLLMGFSQLFTGIVTIAATFIFMLAINVKITFIVVILTPLSLFVADFIAKRTYSMFKLQSETRGEQTSLIDEMIGNAKIVQAFSYQEEALKRFDEINERLEKHSLRAVFFSSLTNPCTRFINSLVYASVALAGGLIVIGGDTNSAMTVGGLSIFLSYANQYAKPFNEISGVITELQNALACAGRVFELIEEQPQIPDSPNAINLEKASGNVALENVAFSYVPERPLIRDFNLRVKPGQRVAIVGPTGCGKTTVINLLMRFYDINSGSIKVEDIDIRDITRKSLRANYGMVLQDTWLKSGTIRENITLGKPDATDEEIIAAAKASHAHSFIKRLPNGYDTVIGEDGGSLSQGQKQLLSITRVMLCLPPMLILDEATSSIDTRTEIKIQEAFARLMQGRTSFIVAHRLSTIREADIILVMKDGNIIEQGTHEELLSKNGFYANLYNSQFA, from the coding sequence ATGAAAAAACAAAATGTTCAGATAGACAACCTCCGAAAAGTTCTGAAATATATCAAGGAATATCGTATACTTATGTTAATTTCTATTGTTTTAGCCACTGCAACAGTGGCATTGACCCTTTACGTACCCATTCTCATAGGTAGAGCTATAGACTGTATCATAGGTCCGGGGAATGTAGACTTTGAAGCAATATCAAAACTCCTTTTTAAAATAGGTATTACCGTTGCCGCAACTTGCACACTTCAATGGCTGATGAACCATATTAACAACAAAATCACTTACCATGTGGTGCGTGATATTCGTAAAAAAGCTTTCCGAAAAATCGAAATATTGCCTCTTTCATATATAGACGCCCATCCCCATGGCGAAATTGTAAGCCGTATAATCAGCGATGTCGATCAGTTCGCCGATGGACTTCTGATGGGATTCTCACAGCTGTTCACAGGCATTGTCACAATTGCGGCTACTTTCATCTTCATGCTCGCCATCAACGTAAAAATTACTTTTATTGTTGTCATTCTAACACCGCTCTCTCTCTTTGTTGCTGACTTTATTGCAAAACGCACCTATTCTATGTTCAAGCTTCAATCGGAAACAAGGGGTGAGCAAACATCACTTATCGATGAAATGATTGGAAATGCCAAAATAGTTCAAGCCTTTTCTTATCAGGAAGAGGCATTGAAAAGGTTCGATGAGATTAATGAGCGATTGGAAAAACACTCCCTTCGGGCTGTTTTCTTTTCATCCCTCACAAACCCCTGTACCCGTTTCATAAACAGTCTTGTTTACGCATCAGTTGCCCTTGCAGGGGGACTTATAGTCATCGGTGGCGATACAAACAGTGCAATGACAGTAGGTGGTCTTTCCATCTTCTTAAGCTACGCCAACCAATACGCAAAGCCTTTTAATGAAATATCCGGCGTAATCACAGAGCTGCAAAATGCTCTCGCTTGCGCCGGGCGTGTTTTTGAGTTAATTGAAGAACAGCCGCAAATTCCAGATAGCCCAAATGCCATCAACCTTGAAAAGGCCAGCGGCAATGTTGCTCTGGAAAACGTGGCTTTCTCCTATGTTCCTGAGCGTCCCTTGATTCGGGACTTTAATCTTAGGGTAAAACCAGGTCAGCGTGTGGCCATTGTCGGACCTACCGGCTGCGGTAAGACTACCGTTATCAACCTTTTAATGCGCTTTTATGACATTAATTCCGGCAGCATAAAAGTGGAAGATATCGACATCCGTGATATTACACGAAAAAGTTTAAGAGCAAACTACGGTATGGTATTGCAGGATACATGGCTGAAATCCGGCACAATTCGGGAAAACATTACATTAGGCAAACCCGATGCAACCGATGAAGAAATCATTGCAGCAGCAAAAGCTTCCCATGCCCACAGCTTTATAAAACGACTTCCCAACGGCTATGATACCGTGATCGGTGAAGACGGCGGAAGCCTTTCCCAGGGGCAAAAGCAATTATTAAGTATCACCAGGGTTATGCTTTGTCTGCCGCCCATGCTCATATTAGATGAAGCAACATCCTCCATCGATACCCGTACCGAAATCAAAATTCAGGAAGCCTTTGCAAGACTTATGCAAGGCCGAACCAGTTTCATTGTTGCACATCGTCTGTCCACCATACGGGAAGCCGATATCATTCTTGTCATGAAAGACGGAAATATTATTGAACAGGGTACCCATGAAGAACTGCTTTCCAAAAACGGCTTTTACGCCAATTTATACAACAGCCAATTCGCCTGA
- a CDS encoding energy-coupling factor ABC transporter ATP-binding protein: MSHHKLEVRNLQFVYPDGYKAIKNVSFTVYHGESVGIIGANGAGKSTLLMLIMGLLFPTSGEVLVGDVRMTKKTLPMIRQRLGMVFQNPDDQLFMNTVYDDVAFGPRNYNMDEKEVEKRVKEALEAVGIYHLKDRAPYKLSEGEKRSAAIASVLSMHPDILVMDEPTSALDPKSRRKVIDLLKGFKHTKIITSHDLDMVFETCSRVIVINQGEVAADGEGIKILRDSKLLESCGLELPLSFQNCPVCGKL; the protein is encoded by the coding sequence ATGAGTCATCATAAACTTGAGGTCAGGAACCTCCAGTTCGTATATCCTGACGGGTATAAAGCAATAAAGAATGTTTCGTTTACAGTTTACCACGGAGAATCGGTAGGTATTATTGGTGCCAACGGTGCGGGTAAATCCACTCTCCTTATGCTGATTATGGGCCTGTTGTTTCCTACCTCGGGAGAGGTTTTGGTGGGAGATGTCCGGATGACAAAGAAGACCTTGCCCATGATACGCCAAAGATTGGGGATGGTATTTCAGAATCCCGATGACCAGTTATTTATGAATACGGTATACGATGATGTGGCTTTTGGGCCTAGAAATTATAATATGGATGAAAAAGAAGTTGAGAAACGGGTAAAGGAAGCATTAGAGGCAGTGGGAATTTACCATTTAAAAGACAGGGCACCCTATAAACTGTCGGAGGGAGAAAAACGTTCGGCAGCAATAGCGTCGGTTTTGTCCATGCACCCGGATATATTGGTGATGGATGAACCGACTTCAGCCCTTGACCCCAAATCAAGACGAAAGGTTATAGACCTCCTCAAAGGATTCAAGCATACAAAGATTATTACCAGTCATGACTTGGATATGGTTTTTGAAACTTGCAGCAGGGTTATTGTAATTAATCAAGGTGAGGTTGCGGCCGATGGAGAAGGGATAAAAATTTTGAGGGACTCAAAACTATTGGAAAGCTGTGGTTTGGAACTGCCTCTTTCTTTTCAGAATTGTCCTGTATGCGGAAAGCTATAA